The Lycium barbarum isolate Lr01 chromosome 12, ASM1917538v2, whole genome shotgun sequence genome includes a region encoding these proteins:
- the LOC132623263 gene encoding large ribosomal subunit protein uL3c-like translates to MATKLGMMSFFEETGTVVHVTVVGFREGNIFTQIKTEATDGYNAVQVGYRRVRDRKLTKPEMGHLEKSRIIPLRHLQEFRLQDVDGFEVTRKLDFNEVTQSGIIPLRHLQEFRLKFWGKVAAIFVG, encoded by the coding sequence ATGGCAACTAAACTTGGTATGATGAGTTTCTTTGAGGAAACAGGTACAGTTGTCCATGTAACAGTTGTTGGTTTTCGGGAAGGTAATATTTTTACTCAGATTAAAACTGAAGCTACTGATGGTTATAATGCTGTACAAGTTGGGTATAGAAGAGTGAGAGATAGAAAACTTACTAAACCTGAAATGGGACATCTTGAAAAGTCTAGGATTATTCCTTTGAGACATTTGCAAGAGTTTAGACTTCAGGATGTTGATGGGTTTGAGGTTACTCGGAAACTTGATTTTAATGAGGTTACTCAGTCTGGGATTATTCCTTTGAGACATTTGCAAGAGTTTAGACTTAAGTTTTGGGGCAAAGTTGCTGCTATATTTGTTGGCTGA